One Natrinema marinum genomic window carries:
- a CDS encoding archaea-specific SMC-related protein has product MSSPESVTSAITVLAENIGGIDSTEVTLSPGVNVLTGRNATNRTSFLQTIMAALGSRQSSLKGDADAGHVELAFDDERYTRYLERRNGEIVFEGDPYLEDPELADLFAFLLESNEARRAVRRGDDLRELIMQPIDTDEIEAEISALEAEKRDLDDRLEHLSQLGNELPDLEAQRTALDDEIETTSERVADLEADLEEFDLGVEASRARKEEIESAFADLQEARTDLESIEYDLETERESYAELEAERDDLEAERDALDDDLESPDRLEGRVQELRARKRSLDTTVSELQSVIRFNEERLADDGFDLDLDDSIDEDRDGDTDGDITDQLLADSADVVCWTCGSQVDRERIETTLDRLRSLRQSKLEERSDLQAQIDDLSTRQKELREQREQRERIETRLEAIHDELKRRSQRIEELEAELEAQQARVDNLEDDAGTVENAAYDEVIETHRELNRLELELEDLEAERDDVDTRIEEIEAKLDERSDLEDRRESVEAELTDLRTRVDRIEENAVDAFNDHMDSILSILEYRNIDRIWIERRERTVREGRRKVTRPAFDLHIVRTTEDGATYEDTVDHLSESEREVTGLVFALAGYLVHDVHETVPFMLLDSLEAIDSSRIAELVDYFEEYVDCLVVALLREDAEALSAGHTYVREI; this is encoded by the coding sequence GTGTCATCTCCAGAGTCAGTCACCTCGGCGATCACCGTCCTCGCGGAGAATATCGGCGGCATCGACAGCACCGAGGTAACGCTCTCTCCCGGTGTGAACGTCCTGACTGGCCGGAACGCGACGAACCGGACCTCGTTTCTGCAGACGATCATGGCGGCACTCGGCAGCCGGCAATCGTCGTTGAAAGGCGACGCGGACGCCGGTCACGTCGAACTCGCGTTCGACGACGAGCGGTACACGCGGTACCTCGAGCGCCGAAACGGCGAGATCGTCTTCGAAGGCGACCCTTATCTCGAGGACCCCGAACTTGCGGACCTCTTCGCGTTCCTGCTCGAGTCCAACGAGGCCCGCCGGGCCGTCAGGCGCGGCGACGACCTCCGGGAACTCATCATGCAGCCGATCGACACCGACGAGATCGAGGCCGAAATCAGCGCGCTCGAGGCCGAGAAGCGCGACCTCGACGATCGGCTCGAGCACCTCTCGCAGCTCGGGAACGAGCTGCCCGACCTCGAGGCCCAACGAACCGCCCTCGACGACGAGATCGAGACCACGAGCGAGCGGGTCGCCGACCTCGAGGCCGACCTCGAGGAGTTCGACCTCGGCGTCGAGGCGAGCCGCGCTAGGAAAGAGGAGATCGAGTCAGCGTTCGCCGACCTCCAGGAGGCGCGGACGGATCTCGAGTCCATCGAGTACGACCTCGAGACCGAGCGGGAGAGCTACGCCGAACTCGAGGCCGAGCGCGACGACCTCGAGGCGGAACGCGACGCGCTCGACGACGACCTCGAGTCGCCCGACCGACTCGAAGGCCGCGTCCAGGAACTTCGCGCCCGGAAGCGCTCGCTCGATACGACGGTGAGCGAACTCCAGAGCGTGATCCGCTTCAACGAGGAGCGCCTCGCCGACGACGGCTTCGACCTCGACCTCGACGATTCGATCGACGAGGACCGTGACGGCGACACCGACGGCGATATCACCGACCAGTTGCTCGCCGACTCGGCCGATGTCGTCTGCTGGACGTGTGGCTCGCAGGTCGACCGCGAGCGGATCGAAACGACGCTCGACCGACTGCGGTCGCTCCGCCAGTCGAAACTCGAGGAACGAAGCGATCTGCAAGCGCAGATCGACGACCTCTCGACCCGGCAGAAGGAACTCCGCGAGCAGCGCGAACAGCGCGAGCGAATCGAAACGCGACTCGAGGCGATCCACGACGAACTCAAGCGGCGCTCCCAGCGCATCGAAGAGTTGGAAGCAGAGCTCGAAGCCCAGCAGGCCCGTGTCGACAACCTCGAGGACGACGCCGGCACCGTCGAGAACGCCGCCTACGACGAGGTCATCGAGACCCACCGGGAACTGAACCGTCTCGAACTCGAACTCGAGGATCTCGAAGCCGAACGCGACGATGTCGACACCCGGATCGAGGAGATCGAAGCAAAACTCGACGAGCGAAGCGACCTCGAGGACCGCCGCGAGAGCGTCGAGGCGGAGCTGACCGATCTCCGAACGCGCGTCGACCGGATCGAGGAAAACGCCGTCGACGCGTTCAACGACCACATGGACTCGATCCTGTCGATCCTCGAGTATCGAAACATCGACCGGATCTGGATCGAGCGCCGTGAGCGGACGGTCCGGGAGGGCCGACGGAAGGTGACCCGCCCCGCGTTCGACCTCCACATCGTCCGGACGACCGAGGACGGCGCCACCTACGAGGACACGGTCGATCACCTCTCGGAGAGCGAACGCGAGGTCACGGGACTGGTCTTCGCGCTCGCCGGCTACTTGGTCCACGACGTCCACGAGACGGTTCCGTTCATGCTTCTGGACTCGCTCGAGGCGATCGATTCGAGCCGGATCGCCGAACTCGTCGACTACTTCGAGGAGTACGTCGACTGCCTCGTCGTCGCGTTGCTGCGCGAAGACGCCGAGGCGCTCTCCGCCGGCCACACCTACGTTCGCGAGATATAG
- the ureC gene encoding urease subunit alpha codes for MSRKLSREEYTDLFGPTEGDRLRLGDTNLLAKIETDHAVPGEEAVFGGGKTMRDGMGMQSGTTQAEGALDWAFTNVVIIDPVLGVRKGDIGVRNGEIVGVGKAGNPDTMDGVDMVIGPSTDTIPADGLIATPGALDIHVHFNSPQLVEHAVASGVTTMLGGGFGGGATTCTPGPQNVKRFLQAAEDWPVNVGFYGKGNSSKPDALREQVEAGVCGLKLHEDWGSTPAAIDTCLEVADDEDVQVCIHTDTLNESGFVEHTFDAIDGRTIHTFHIEGAGGGHAPDVLELIGHEHMLPSSTNPSMPYTDNTFDEHLDMVMVCHHLNPDVPEDVAFAESRIRAETIGAEDVLHDTGAISMMTTDSQAMGRMAELVCRTWQTAHKMKDQRGPLEADEGTDADNARIARYVAKYTINPAITAGIDDYVGSLEPGKLADIALWEPGFFGIKPKAVVKGGFPVWSQMGEANGSLMTCEPVIGRERAGAQGRAKHGLSVTFVSEAAAENGVGDAYDLKTPVRPVEGTRSVRKSDMLHNDHCPDDIEIDAQTFEVQVDGEHVTCDPADEIPLAQRYLL; via the coding sequence ATGAGCCGCAAGCTGTCCCGGGAGGAGTACACGGACTTGTTCGGACCGACCGAAGGCGACCGGCTCCGCTTGGGCGATACGAACCTGCTGGCGAAGATCGAGACTGATCACGCCGTCCCCGGCGAGGAGGCGGTCTTCGGCGGTGGCAAGACGATGCGCGACGGGATGGGGATGCAGTCGGGGACGACCCAGGCCGAGGGCGCGCTCGACTGGGCGTTTACGAACGTCGTGATTATCGATCCCGTGCTGGGCGTCCGGAAGGGCGATATCGGCGTCCGAAACGGTGAGATCGTCGGCGTCGGCAAAGCTGGCAATCCCGACACGATGGACGGCGTCGATATGGTCATCGGCCCGAGCACGGACACCATTCCGGCGGACGGGCTGATCGCGACGCCCGGCGCGCTCGACATTCACGTTCACTTCAACAGTCCGCAGCTCGTCGAGCACGCGGTCGCCTCTGGCGTGACCACGATGCTCGGCGGCGGTTTCGGCGGCGGCGCGACGACCTGTACGCCCGGTCCGCAGAACGTCAAGCGGTTCCTGCAGGCTGCCGAGGACTGGCCGGTCAACGTCGGCTTCTACGGCAAGGGCAACAGCAGCAAGCCGGACGCGTTGCGCGAACAGGTCGAGGCAGGCGTCTGCGGCCTCAAACTCCACGAGGACTGGGGTTCGACCCCCGCCGCGATCGACACCTGTCTCGAGGTGGCCGACGACGAGGACGTGCAGGTCTGCATCCACACGGACACCTTGAACGAGTCGGGCTTCGTCGAGCACACCTTCGACGCGATCGACGGCCGCACGATCCACACCTTCCACATCGAGGGCGCTGGCGGGGGCCACGCGCCGGACGTGCTCGAGTTGATCGGCCACGAGCACATGCTGCCGTCGTCGACGAATCCGTCGATGCCCTACACCGACAACACGTTCGACGAGCACCTGGACATGGTGATGGTCTGTCACCACCTCAATCCGGACGTGCCCGAAGACGTGGCCTTCGCCGAGTCACGCATTCGCGCCGAGACCATCGGCGCGGAGGACGTCCTCCACGACACCGGCGCGATTTCGATGATGACGACGGATTCGCAGGCGATGGGGCGAATGGCCGAACTCGTCTGTCGGACGTGGCAGACTGCCCACAAGATGAAGGACCAGCGCGGCCCGCTCGAGGCCGACGAGGGGACCGACGCCGACAATGCTCGCATCGCCCGCTACGTCGCCAAGTACACGATCAATCCCGCGATCACCGCGGGGATCGACGACTACGTGGGATCGCTCGAGCCCGGCAAGCTCGCGGACATCGCGCTCTGGGAGCCCGGCTTCTTCGGGATCAAGCCCAAGGCAGTGGTCAAGGGCGGCTTCCCGGTCTGGTCACAGATGGGCGAGGCCAACGGCTCGCTGATGACCTGCGAGCCGGTTATCGGTCGCGAACGCGCCGGCGCACAGGGTCGGGCGAAACACGGTCTCTCGGTGACGTTCGTCAGCGAGGCCGCCGCCGAGAACGGGGTCGGCGACGCCTACGATCTCAAAACGCCGGTTCGACCGGTCGAGGGAACGCGGTCGGTCCGCAAGTCCGATATGCTCCACAACGACCACTGCCCGGACGATATCGAGATCGACGCGCAGACGTTCGAGGTCCAGGTCGACGGCGAACACGTCACCTGCGACCCGGCCGACGAAATTCCGCTCGCACAGCGGTACTTGCTCTGA
- a CDS encoding zinc ribbon domain-containing protein, which translates to MSLLLLGAVLLLCFLPALLFLGFWHGLVAMQRRFLATHSRTPSGDTDLVVTWNDVIDAYADPRKDLLASSSAAGSVSADDDQCSACAAKNDPVASFCHRCLRTLE; encoded by the coding sequence ATGTCCCTCCTCCTCCTCGGAGCAGTTCTGCTTCTCTGCTTCCTTCCGGCGCTCCTCTTCCTCGGCTTCTGGCACGGGCTCGTCGCCATGCAACGACGGTTCCTCGCCACTCACTCGAGGACACCCAGCGGAGACACTGACCTCGTGGTTACGTGGAACGATGTCATCGACGCGTATGCCGATCCGCGAAAAGATCTGCTCGCGTCCTCGTCCGCGGCCGGCTCAGTGTCCGCCGATGACGATCAGTGTTCCGCCTGTGCGGCGAAAAACGACCCCGTAGCGTCGTTCTGTCATCGCTGTCTTCGGACTCTCGAGTGA
- a CDS encoding aryl-sulfate sulfotransferase: MQRRNILRAVLLVVLVVSAGNLTVAWLGAPTDAITAAEKQTDDPLADRTPVVENRDGATVITTDPPGGSDGLGAIVAFDATGRPLYHNDTYGNYFDVDPDPPGSRTVLYVAGSRYNPCPDDLRARTDAAVDDRCAEVVIERVNLTTGAHERLHTAVTEWDIWHDVDRIDDHRLLVADIARDRVFTLNTTTGEVTWEWRAREDLDPDSGGNPGDWTHVNDVELLEDGRVLVSLRNQDRVVFLEPGEGLQRDWTLGAEDAYGILYEQHNPDYIPPARGGPAVVVSDSENNRVVEYQRENDTWVRTWEWRDARLRWPRDADRLPGGHTLVTDSQGNRVLELSETDEIVWSVDISTPYEAERLGTGDESATGASTAALANGTEATAAGTDRSSKTGLSWLVAFVTGPVVNGLLHVAPTWVTIGDLAVAGVFVATAGTAGLLEVYWSGIGRRLRRW; this comes from the coding sequence ATGCAACGACGCAATATTCTTCGGGCCGTGCTTCTGGTCGTTTTGGTCGTTTCTGCCGGTAACCTCACGGTCGCGTGGCTCGGCGCACCGACGGATGCGATCACCGCCGCGGAAAAGCAGACTGACGACCCCCTCGCAGATCGGACTCCCGTCGTCGAGAACCGTGATGGGGCGACCGTTATCACGACCGACCCGCCGGGCGGGAGCGACGGCCTCGGGGCTATCGTCGCCTTCGATGCGACTGGGCGGCCGCTCTACCACAACGACACGTACGGGAATTACTTCGACGTGGATCCCGATCCACCGGGCTCGAGGACCGTTCTCTACGTCGCGGGAAGCCGATACAACCCGTGCCCCGACGACCTCCGAGCGCGGACGGACGCCGCCGTTGACGACCGCTGTGCGGAGGTCGTGATCGAGCGCGTCAACCTCACGACGGGCGCACACGAACGGCTTCATACCGCCGTCACGGAGTGGGATATCTGGCACGATGTCGACAGAATCGACGACCACCGACTGCTCGTGGCCGATATCGCTCGGGATCGCGTGTTCACGCTGAATACCACCACCGGCGAGGTGACGTGGGAATGGCGCGCTCGGGAAGATCTCGACCCCGACAGCGGTGGGAACCCCGGCGATTGGACGCACGTCAACGACGTCGAACTTCTCGAGGACGGCCGCGTGCTGGTGAGCCTCCGAAACCAGGACCGGGTCGTCTTTCTCGAGCCGGGTGAGGGGCTCCAGCGCGACTGGACGCTCGGTGCCGAGGACGCGTACGGGATCCTCTACGAGCAGCACAACCCGGACTATATCCCGCCCGCTCGCGGCGGTCCGGCGGTCGTCGTTTCCGACTCGGAGAACAACCGCGTCGTTGAGTATCAGCGCGAAAACGACACGTGGGTTCGAACCTGGGAGTGGCGAGACGCGCGACTCCGGTGGCCACGAGACGCTGACCGACTTCCCGGTGGCCATACGCTTGTCACTGACTCCCAAGGGAATCGCGTGCTCGAACTCTCCGAGACCGACGAAATCGTGTGGAGCGTGGATATCTCGACCCCCTACGAAGCCGAACGCCTCGGGACCGGAGACGAGAGCGCAACCGGGGCGAGCACGGCTGCACTCGCGAACGGAACCGAGGCGACTGCCGCCGGCACGGATCGAAGCTCGAAGACCGGCCTCTCGTGGCTCGTCGCCTTCGTCACTGGTCCGGTCGTCAACGGCCTACTCCACGTGGCACCGACGTGGGTGACGATCGGGGATCTGGCGGTCGCTGGCGTGTTCGTTGCCACAGCGGGGACGGCCGGTCTCTTGGAAGTGTACTGGTCGGGAATCGGGCGGCGACTGCGGCGCTGGTGA
- a CDS encoding thermonuclease family protein: protein MSPSSRLATVLVIALVLLAGCTALEHGGTTETGATGAASDGTAADPALQSDGELEGEAWNVTVTRVIDGDTLEVRFPNGQVDTLRLLGVDTPETTLSRVDPTEFEGIPNTTAGRDHLYAWGLNATNYTNETLYGETVRIAVDSAADRRGTFGRLLVYVYHDGENFNEGLLSEGYARLYESTFSKREAFETAETTARANATGLWNFTGAGTGASEQSATAEERGVSLPPLPPDGDYDCSHFDSRAQAQAVLERDPSDPHRLDTDDDGIACESL, encoded by the coding sequence ATGTCGCCCTCGAGTCGTCTCGCTACGGTACTGGTGATCGCGCTCGTCCTCCTCGCAGGATGTACCGCGCTCGAGCACGGCGGCACGACCGAGACCGGAGCCACAGGAGCGGCCAGTGACGGAACGGCGGCCGATCCGGCGCTCCAGTCGGACGGCGAACTCGAGGGAGAGGCGTGGAACGTAACCGTCACGCGCGTGATCGACGGCGACACGCTCGAGGTTCGGTTCCCGAACGGACAGGTCGATACGCTCCGCCTGTTGGGTGTCGATACGCCGGAAACGACGCTGAGCAGGGTCGACCCGACGGAGTTCGAGGGGATTCCGAACACAACTGCGGGGAGAGACCACCTGTACGCGTGGGGGCTGAACGCGACGAACTACACAAACGAAACACTTTACGGCGAGACCGTCCGCATCGCGGTCGACTCGGCGGCCGACCGCCGCGGGACGTTCGGCCGCCTGCTCGTCTACGTCTACCACGACGGTGAGAACTTCAACGAGGGACTGCTCAGCGAGGGGTACGCCCGGCTGTACGAGAGTACGTTCTCGAAACGGGAGGCGTTCGAAACCGCGGAAACGACCGCTCGAGCGAACGCCACCGGACTCTGGAATTTTACGGGAGCGGGGACGGGCGCGTCCGAGCAGTCAGCAACAGCGGAAGAACGGGGCGTCTCGCTCCCACCGTTACCGCCGGACGGTGACTACGACTGTAGCCACTTCGACAGTCGCGCGCAGGCACAGGCCGTCCTCGAGCGGGATCCGAGCGATCCGCATCGCCTCGACACCGACGACGACGGTATCGCCTGCGAATCGCTCTAG
- a CDS encoding urease subunit beta produces the protein MSGFVPGELLPADDPVTINTGRPTATVTVENTGDRPVQVGSHFHFFEVNPGLAFDRETAYGMRLDIPAGTAIRFEPGRERDVALVAIGGDRIVHGMAGLVDGKLDDEDVKARALERARERGYVAEGGE, from the coding sequence ATGAGCGGCTTCGTTCCGGGGGAACTGCTCCCGGCCGACGATCCAGTGACGATCAATACGGGGCGACCGACGGCGACGGTCACGGTCGAGAACACCGGCGACCGCCCCGTTCAGGTCGGCTCGCACTTCCACTTCTTCGAGGTCAACCCAGGCCTCGCGTTCGACCGCGAAACCGCCTACGGGATGCGATTGGATATCCCCGCGGGGACGGCCATCCGATTCGAACCGGGCCGCGAGCGCGACGTGGCCCTCGTCGCGATCGGCGGCGACCGGATCGTTCACGGAATGGCCGGGCTGGTCGACGGCAAACTCGACGACGAGGACGTGAAAGCACGGGCGCTCGAGCGCGCTCGAGAACGGGGATACGTCGCGGAGGGCGGTGAATGA
- the rdfA gene encoding rod-determining factor RdfA, whose amino-acid sequence MTADSSGGRRTKVERVIDEYGLEEWGDRLEAEWTGDGTERTSLRDLATAFNQAVLRAAVRDAGASVLDTDIESLYRTLTDDDDVSRSDAVRKRRELERSGVDIEDVRSDFVTHQTIYTYLTNVRDASLPEEDTEDRVDRKKETVQRLAGRTQVITESTLAELSNAGELTDREYEVFVDVRTICGNCGADYPIADLLDRGGCDCDVDTA is encoded by the coding sequence ATGACAGCCGACTCGAGCGGCGGGCGACGAACCAAGGTTGAGCGCGTAATCGACGAGTACGGGCTCGAGGAGTGGGGCGACCGCCTGGAAGCCGAGTGGACCGGCGACGGGACGGAACGAACGAGCCTTCGCGACCTCGCGACCGCGTTCAATCAGGCGGTACTCCGAGCTGCGGTCCGTGACGCGGGAGCGTCCGTGCTCGATACCGATATCGAGTCGCTCTACCGAACCCTGACGGACGACGACGACGTATCACGCTCCGATGCGGTCCGAAAACGTCGCGAACTCGAGCGATCAGGCGTCGATATCGAGGACGTTCGGTCCGACTTCGTGACACACCAGACGATTTACACCTACCTCACGAACGTTCGCGACGCCTCCCTCCCGGAGGAGGATACCGAGGACAGGGTCGACCGAAAGAAAGAGACGGTCCAGCGCCTCGCCGGTCGAACGCAGGTCATCACCGAGTCGACGCTCGCAGAGTTGAGTAACGCGGGCGAACTAACGGACCGAGAGTACGAGGTGTTCGTCGACGTCCGGACGATCTGTGGCAACTGCGGGGCCGACTATCCCATCGCCGACCTGCTCGATCGAGGCGGCTGTGACTGCGACGTGGACACCGCGTGA
- a CDS encoding NADP-dependent malic enzyme, whose product MDEDALEYHRTDPPGKIEISTTKPTNTQRDLSLAYSPGVAAPCLEIDADETAAYRYTAKGNLVGVISNGSAVLGLGDIGAQASKPVMEGKGVLFKRFADIDVFDIELDHDDPDAFVESVAAMESTFGGINLEDIAAPHCFEIEERLRERLSIPVFHDDQHGTAIISGAALLNAVEISGKDVAELEVTFAGAGAAAVATAKFYVSLGVPRENITMCDIDGILTTSRAESGELNEYNREFAQDRPDGDLADAMAGADVFVGLSAGGIVSQEMVRSMAADPIIFAMANPDPEIDYEAAKAARDDTVIMATGRSDFPNQVNNVLGFPFIFRGALDVRATEINEEMKVAAASALADLAKQDVPDAVVKAYGDEPLQFGPDYIIPKPLDARVLFEVAPAVARAAIESGAARVELDVDEYVERLEARLGKSREMMRVVINKAKSDPKRIALAEGTDETIVRAAAQMSDRGIAEPVLIGDEDDILTTVANLGLEFDPDVVDPERGEYGAYAEHLYERRNRNGVTRREAASMIRDDADYFGSVMVDRGDADAMLTGLTNHYPSALRPPLQVIGTADDAEYAAGVYMLTFKNRVVFVADATVNQAPDADVLEEVTRHTADLARRFDVEPRAALLSYSDFGSVDNEGTRKPREAARRLREDPTVDFPVDGEMQADTAVLEEMLTGSYEFSTLEKPANVLVFPNLEAGNIGYKLLQRLGGAEAIGPMLVGMDEPVHVLQRGDEVKDIVNLAAVATVDAQDDGS is encoded by the coding sequence ATGGACGAAGACGCGCTCGAGTATCACAGGACCGATCCGCCGGGGAAAATCGAGATATCGACGACGAAGCCGACGAACACGCAGCGGGACCTCTCGCTGGCGTACTCGCCGGGCGTCGCCGCCCCGTGTCTCGAGATCGACGCGGACGAGACCGCGGCCTACAGGTACACGGCGAAGGGGAACCTCGTCGGCGTGATCTCGAACGGCTCGGCCGTCCTCGGGCTGGGCGATATCGGCGCGCAGGCCTCCAAGCCCGTCATGGAGGGAAAGGGCGTCCTGTTCAAGCGCTTCGCCGACATCGACGTCTTCGATATCGAACTCGACCACGATGACCCGGACGCGTTCGTCGAGTCGGTCGCCGCGATGGAGTCGACCTTCGGCGGGATCAACCTCGAGGATATCGCGGCGCCGCACTGTTTCGAGATCGAGGAACGGCTCCGCGAGCGCCTGTCGATCCCCGTCTTCCACGACGATCAGCACGGTACCGCCATCATCAGCGGCGCGGCGCTGTTGAACGCAGTCGAAATCTCCGGCAAGGACGTAGCGGAACTCGAGGTCACCTTCGCAGGTGCGGGCGCGGCCGCGGTCGCGACCGCGAAGTTCTACGTCTCGCTGGGCGTCCCCCGAGAGAACATCACGATGTGCGATATCGACGGGATTCTGACGACGAGCCGAGCGGAATCCGGGGAGCTGAACGAATACAACCGCGAGTTCGCACAGGACCGTCCCGACGGCGACCTCGCGGACGCGATGGCGGGTGCAGACGTGTTCGTCGGGCTCTCGGCCGGCGGCATCGTCAGTCAGGAGATGGTTCGATCCATGGCGGCGGATCCGATCATCTTTGCGATGGCCAACCCCGACCCCGAGATCGATTACGAGGCGGCCAAAGCCGCCCGCGACGACACGGTCATCATGGCGACGGGACGCTCGGACTTCCCGAACCAGGTCAACAACGTCCTCGGGTTCCCGTTCATCTTCCGCGGCGCGCTCGACGTCCGCGCTACCGAGATCAACGAGGAGATGAAGGTCGCGGCGGCGTCGGCGCTCGCGGACCTCGCCAAGCAGGACGTTCCCGACGCCGTGGTCAAAGCCTACGGCGACGAGCCGCTGCAGTTCGGCCCCGACTACATCATCCCCAAACCGCTTGACGCGCGCGTCCTCTTCGAGGTCGCACCTGCCGTCGCGCGGGCGGCGATCGAGTCGGGCGCGGCCCGGGTCGAACTCGACGTCGACGAGTACGTCGAGCGCCTCGAGGCCCGCCTGGGCAAGTCCCGCGAGATGATGCGCGTCGTGATCAACAAGGCCAAGTCCGATCCGAAGCGCATCGCCCTGGCCGAAGGGACCGACGAGACCATCGTGCGGGCGGCGGCCCAGATGTCGGACCGCGGGATCGCGGAGCCGGTCCTGATCGGCGACGAGGACGACATCCTGACGACGGTCGCGAACCTCGGCCTCGAGTTCGATCCCGACGTCGTCGACCCCGAGCGCGGCGAGTACGGGGCGTACGCCGAACACCTCTACGAGCGCCGGAATCGCAACGGCGTCACCCGCCGCGAGGCTGCATCGATGATCCGCGACGACGCGGACTACTTCGGCAGCGTCATGGTCGATCGCGGCGACGCCGACGCGATGCTGACGGGGCTGACGAACCACTACCCGTCGGCCCTGCGACCCCCGCTGCAGGTGATCGGGACGGCCGACGACGCGGAGTACGCGGCGGGCGTCTACATGCTCACCTTCAAGAACCGCGTCGTCTTCGTCGCCGACGCGACGGTCAACCAGGCCCCCGACGCAGACGTCCTCGAGGAGGTCACCCGTCACACCGCGGACCTGGCCCGCCGGTTCGACGTCGAGCCTCGAGCCGCCTTACTCTCGTACTCGGACTTCGGCAGCGTCGACAACGAGGGGACGCGCAAACCGCGGGAAGCGGCCCGTCGCCTCCGCGAGGATCCCACTGTCGACTTCCCCGTCGACGGCGAGATGCAGGCCGACACCGCCGTCCTCGAGGAGATGCTGACCGGCTCGTACGAGTTTTCGACCCTCGAGAAGCCGGCGAACGTGCTGGTCTTCCCGAACCTCGAGGCCGGTAACATCGGCTACAAGTTGCTGCAACGGCTCGGCGGTGCCGAGGCGATCGGCCCGATGCTGGTCGGCATGGACGAGCCGGTTCACGTCCTCCAGCGCGGCGACGAGGTCAAAGATATCGTCAACCTCGCGGCCGTCGCGACGGTCGACGCGCAGGACGACGGATCCTGA